The Sorangiineae bacterium MSr11954 DNA segment GCAGGTTCACGAACTGGCGCGCCCCTCGAAGAGAGCGATCCATTCTTCGGACAAGGGTGCCTCGGGCTCGCTCACGGACCGAAAACGCCCCTTGCCCTTTCCGGGAACGCGAAGCTGTTTCGGCTCCGCGGGCTCGAG contains these protein-coding regions:
- a CDS encoding type II toxin-antitoxin system prevent-host-death family antitoxin gives rise to the protein MKRSIFNVAEAKARLPELIERAADGEEIVLARAGKPRARLMPLEPAEPKQLRVPGKGKGRFRSVSEPEAPLSEEWIALFEGRASS